CATCTTCAACTCCCGGATGAATACGTTTTGCAGGCATTGCTAAAACTATAAGCTCATATATATAGTGTGCAATATTTACCTCATATTCTCCATAAGGAAGAATTAAAATATCTTCAACCTCATCATTAAATTCCTGACCAAATTTTACCACCAACTTATAGGTGGCATCAATGGGCTGATCGTAGGGTTCATTTGTAATATCGCAATTAACGTTTATACTACCCTGCGCATCAAAATAAAACTCCATCAACGTAGACATTTTATTCAGGACTATTTTTAAATCTATATTAATAGAATTAAAATCATCATATTCAAAATGCTCAAAGAACGCGTCGTTAATCGTATATTCAAAATCGTGTTCTCCCTGTTTTAAACCAACAAATGGAATTGTATACGTTTTCAAATGCTTCATTACCTTTCTCTTTCCTAATCTAATCTTTCCGCAAAAGGCGGGTGCAAAGATATAAATTTTTATTTAGCTGTTAATTAAGTGTGGATAAATTTTTTAAAAAGGTTTAATTACTACGTGATCTACCCGAAAATTGTTTTTTACGCGGCTGTTTTTGTAAAACATTTGCGGTTAATTCAGCATACTCAGAGCGTCTCTTGTAAATCTCTAACGCAGCATATACAGCTTCTTTAAAAGAACTATTACTCGCAAGACCTTTCCCTGCGATTTCAAAAGCAGTACCATGGTCAGGAGAAGTACGCACCTTATTCAATCCGGCAGTATAATTTACTCCTTTACCAAAAGAAAGGGTTTTAAACGGAATTAAGCCCTGATCATGATAGGCAGCAATGATCGCATCGAAGTTTTTATAATTTCCACTACCAAAAAAACTATCTGCAGCATAAGGACCATATGTTAAATCTCCTTTTTCTCTTAATTGTTTAAGAGTAGGTATTAATATATCATCATCTTCTTTACCTATAACCCCATTATCTCCCACATGTGGGTTTATTCCCAAAAATGCAATTTTAGGTTTACTAATTCCAAAATCCTGAATTAACGAATGCTCTATTGTTTTAAACTTTTGAATAATTAAAGGTGCATCTATCTTATCTGAAACGCTACGAACGGCGACGTGATCTGTAAGTAGCCCCACTTTAAGTTTTTCAGTAATCATAAACATAAGGCTGTTACCTTCAAGTTCTTGATTAAGGTAATCTGTATGACCAGGGAAACTAAAATCTTCAGATTGAATATTTGCCTTATGTATAGGAGCAGTAACCAGCGCATCTATACTATTATTCTTTAAAGCCTCAACTGCGGCTTTTAACGATTTAATAGCATAGCTTCCTCCTGTAAGGTTTTCTTCACCAAAAGTAATCTGAGGGTTGTCTTGCCACACATTAACAACATTAATTTTTCCTTCAATAATCGCATTTACAGATTTTACTCCCTGAAAATTTATATCCAGTTTAAAGTGTTTTAAAAGAAATGTAATTGTCTTAGCTGAAGCAAATATAACAGGAGTACAAAACTCAAGCATTCTTACATCTTCAAACGTTTTTAAAATGATTTCACCTCCAATACCATTTAGGTCTCCAATACTGATTCCTAATTTTATATTTTGTTCTTTCATGCTAAACCCCTTTGGCTTTCTTTTGTAAATTGAAATGTAAAAGTACTCAATTAAAACGCAATCATGTTTACAGGTATTATTGAAGATTTAGGCACTATAAAACAATTAGAAAGAGATAGAGAAAATCTCCACATTACGGTTAGTAGTTCTCTTTCACCAGAATTAAAAATTGATCAAAGTGTCGCACATAATGGGGTTTGTTTAACCGTAGTTAATTTAGACGATACGAGCTATACGGTAACTGCAATCGAAGAAACACTATCTAAAACAAATCTGGGAGATTTAAAACAGGGAGATTTTGTAAATCTTGAGCGCGCCATGATATTAGGTTCACGTTTAGACGGTCACATTGTTCAGGGTCACGTAGATCAAACAGCTGTTTGCAAAGAAGTAGCTATAAAAGATGGCAGTTGGGTATTTACCTTTGATTACGACCCCAGTCTTAACAATGTAACTATAGAAAAAGGATCTATTACTGTAAATGGAGTAAGCCTAACTGTAGTAAATTCTAAATCAAATGAATTTAGTGTCGCCATAATACCTTATACATACGAGCACACTACTTTCAAATCTTTTATAAAGGGAACAGTAGTTAATTTAGAATTTGATGTAATAGGAAAGTATGTAAAACGCCTTATGGAGTTAAAATCTTAGAACGCTCCTTATTATATATACATATAACTCCAATAATCAAGGCAAATATTATAAAGAAAGGAATGTAATCATCTATAGGAACCTTTAAACCTACAGGAGGAGGTGGAGGAGGCGCTGGTGGAACCTGAGAATAACCCAACAAAGAAAACCCCAAGAAAAAGAGGATTAAAATTAATGTGTTGAATTTTTTATTCATATTCCGTTAAACCAAATAATTTAACAAATTTTCGCAAAACTAAATAATCCCTATTACTTTAAAAGACTATTCTTGCATTTAGTCGTAAAATACTTAAAATTAACACTTTGTGTATTAATTTATTATTATAAATTTTAAAATCTAACCCAAAGCAGTTTATAAACGTAATTTTTTACCTTTTAGATTTATAGATTTTAAATAATGTAATCTTTTTCTTTCTCCATTTCTTTATGTTGTTTTATTTATTTTAATAAAACAACACAACACTATATCATATAATTAAAGTTATACTTCGACTATTAGCTAATAATCCGTGTAATTGATTACACAGAATATTTGCCAGAAAGATATTTGTGAAAAAAGCGGAATTCATAAAACGATTATCATTATGAAATAATGATATATCGACTTGACTAAAGCACCAAGAATTAGTCTTTAGATTAGCATAAAATTCAAAATATATAGTCTTCATAAAATTGGGGGTTGAAGACGCTAATATTAAGCTGGGGGGACTTAAGAAAAGCTTTAAGGTTTTGTTATGAAGTAAATATAAGACAGTTATCGTTTAAAAACAATATATATCGTTAAAATGCTTAAAATTTAATGAGAAGTAATTATAAAATACTAATTAAAGTCGCATTTATAATCGAAAAGACTAGTTAATTACTAGAGAAAATACTATCTGAGCAAAATAGGATTAGAAATTAAGTTTTATTAGTACAAAAATAAAATGAAAGAAAATTACTAACGATCTTTACTTAATTGAGATGTAGGACAATCTAAATGCGATAAAACATTATAGTGAGCTCTATACTTAAAATTATGATGGGAAGAATCGATTCAAAATATTAAAATTTCAAAAAAAATCGACATATTAAAAAAGCCACTATAAACTTAAAGTTTACAGTGGCTTTAGTTGTGGTCCCACCTGGGCTCGAACCAGGGACCACCTGATTATGAGAATTTAAGGAGTGCCTAAATATTAGTTTAAACAAACCTTAATTCACTGATTTTTAAAATATTAACAGTTCTTGATATCATTTGATATCAAATGATATCAAGAAAATTTGCGAATAGCTTGCGAATTTTTTTATGTAATTTGAAGCTATGAATACGCGATTTAACCTTATTTTAGACACGAGACGCAAGCGAAAAGATAACACTTTTCCAATTATTTTCAGATTGATTCATCTCGGAAAATCTACTTCTATTGCTACAGGATATGCCGTCGAAAAACGCTATTGGGATCCTGTAAAACAAGAAATCAAAAAATCCTATCCGGACACCTTTTCTGTTGCTCGTTTAAACACGGTACTCCTTAAAGAAAAAGCCAGAGGAAATGATATTATTAATAAGCTTGCCGATCAACGAAAACTGCGATTTCTCTCCCTTAAAGAATTAAGGGATAAAATCACCACCAAAGCTGTTTACGATTCATTTTTTGATTTTGGCGATCAGGTTGTGGCCGAGTTGAAAGCGGCAGATCGTATTGGTAGTGCT
The sequence above is a segment of the Leeuwenhoekiella sp. MAR_2009_132 genome. Coding sequences within it:
- a CDS encoding YceD family protein, whose amino-acid sequence is MKHLKTYTIPFVGLKQGEHDFEYTINDAFFEHFEYDDFNSINIDLKIVLNKMSTLMEFYFDAQGSINVNCDITNEPYDQPIDATYKLVVKFGQEFNDEVEDILILPYGEYEVNIAHYIYELIVLAMPAKRIHPGVEDGTLKSDILDKLEELSIKSNEEQDKNSPEQKEIDPRWDKLKDFLTDNK
- the pdxA gene encoding 4-hydroxythreonine-4-phosphate dehydrogenase PdxA; amino-acid sequence: MKEQNIKLGISIGDLNGIGGEIILKTFEDVRMLEFCTPVIFASAKTITFLLKHFKLDINFQGVKSVNAIIEGKINVVNVWQDNPQITFGEENLTGGSYAIKSLKAAVEALKNNSIDALVTAPIHKANIQSEDFSFPGHTDYLNQELEGNSLMFMITEKLKVGLLTDHVAVRSVSDKIDAPLIIQKFKTIEHSLIQDFGISKPKIAFLGINPHVGDNGVIGKEDDDILIPTLKQLREKGDLTYGPYAADSFFGSGNYKNFDAIIAAYHDQGLIPFKTLSFGKGVNYTAGLNKVRTSPDHGTAFEIAGKGLASNSSFKEAVYAALEIYKRRSEYAELTANVLQKQPRKKQFSGRSRSN
- a CDS encoding riboflavin synthase, which produces MFTGIIEDLGTIKQLERDRENLHITVSSSLSPELKIDQSVAHNGVCLTVVNLDDTSYTVTAIEETLSKTNLGDLKQGDFVNLERAMILGSRLDGHIVQGHVDQTAVCKEVAIKDGSWVFTFDYDPSLNNVTIEKGSITVNGVSLTVVNSKSNEFSVAIIPYTYEHTTFKSFIKGTVVNLEFDVIGKYVKRLMELKS